In a single window of the Bacteroidota bacterium genome:
- a CDS encoding TRAP transporter large permease: MEALAVVVLVVTFVALLGLGVPVAFAIGLSTVATILLTVEPVAALTTVAQRMATGLDSFTLLAIPFFILAGQLMNRGGIARRLIDFAKALLGTLPGGLAFVNVLASMLFGAISGSAVAAASAIGSTVGPRMVDEGYDRDYAAAVNITSATVGLVIPPSNVLIVYSLASGGVSIAALFLAGYGPGILVGFLLMAVAGVIAWRRGYPTDERLPVAVAARRFVEALPSLFLLVVVIGGIVAGLFTATEAAAVAVLYAGVLAFVYRGIGVRDLPQILLDSAATTAIVMLLIAVSIALSWIMAYVNLPQSVAAAVAAVDNPLVVFLLINLVLLAVGTFMDMTPAILIFTPIFLPVAVELGMDPVHFGIVMVLNLCIGLCTPPVGSVLFVGVGVAETTIAKVVRPLLPLFLAMLVGLALTTLLPALSLWLPSLFGY, encoded by the coding sequence GTGGAAGCGCTCGCTGTCGTCGTCCTCGTCGTCACCTTCGTCGCGCTCCTCGGGCTCGGCGTGCCGGTCGCGTTTGCCATCGGTCTTTCGACGGTCGCGACGATCCTGCTGACGGTCGAGCCGGTGGCAGCGCTCACGACGGTCGCGCAGCGCATGGCGACGGGCCTCGACTCGTTCACGCTCCTCGCGATTCCGTTCTTCATCCTCGCCGGGCAGCTCATGAACCGGGGCGGGATCGCCCGGCGCCTGATCGACTTCGCGAAGGCGCTCCTCGGGACGCTCCCCGGCGGCCTCGCGTTTGTCAACGTCCTCGCCTCGATGCTCTTCGGCGCGATCTCCGGGAGCGCGGTCGCCGCCGCGAGTGCGATTGGGAGTACGGTCGGCCCGCGGATGGTCGACGAGGGCTACGACCGCGACTACGCGGCGGCGGTCAACATCACGAGCGCGACGGTCGGCCTCGTCATCCCGCCCTCGAACGTGCTCATCGTCTACTCGCTCGCCTCGGGCGGCGTCTCGATTGCGGCCCTCTTCCTCGCGGGCTACGGGCCGGGCATCTTGGTCGGCTTCCTGCTCATGGCGGTCGCGGGCGTGATCGCGTGGCGGCGCGGCTACCCGACCGACGAGCGCCTGCCGGTCGCCGTCGCCGCCCGCCGGTTCGTGGAAGCGCTCCCGAGCCTGTTCCTGCTCGTCGTCGTGATTGGCGGGATCGTGGCGGGCCTCTTCACGGCGACCGAGGCGGCGGCCGTCGCCGTGCTCTACGCCGGGGTGCTGGCCTTCGTCTACCGCGGCATCGGCGTGCGCGACCTCCCGCAGATCCTGCTCGACAGCGCCGCGACGACAGCGATTGTGATGCTCCTGATCGCGGTCTCGATTGCGCTCAGTTGGATCATGGCCTACGTCAACCTACCGCAGAGCGTGGCGGCGGCCGTCGCGGCGGTTGACAACCCGCTCGTCGTGTTCCTCCTCATCAACCTTGTGCTCCTGGCCGTCGGGACGTTCATGGACATGACGCCGGCGATCCTCATCTTCACGCCCATCTTCCTGCCCGTCGCGGTCGAGCTCGGGATGGACCCGGTGCACTTCGGGATCGTGATGGTGCTGAACCTCTGCATCGGGCTGTGCACGCCGCCGGTGGGGAGCGTGCTCTTCGTCGGCGTCGGCGTGGCCGAGACGACGATCGCCAAAGTGGTCCGCCCCCTCCTCCCGCTCTTCCTCGCGATGCTCGTCGGCCTCGCCCTCACGACGCTCCTGCCGGCGCTCTCGCTCTGGCTCCCGTCGCTCTTCGGGTACTGA
- a CDS encoding TRAP transporter small permease has product MTPSDPTPSRPLLVATRDGGTKGRVDTALGWAVAVLMGLSVLNVLWQVFTRFALPQPSGFTDELARFLLIWVGLLGAAYASGQGLHLAIDLLPRALSGKARAALGLVIQGAVVAFALGAMAFGGGYLVWLTFVLEQTSAALGLPLGVVYSVLPLSGLLIAYYAALAWADHLRTLRGQPTHLTAPDRPSAEAFGEHERDVARAGVSAGDRQTEVP; this is encoded by the coding sequence ATGACCCCTTCCGATCCTACCCCGTCCCGCCCGCTGCTCGTCGCCACGCGCGACGGGGGGACGAAGGGGCGCGTCGACACGGCACTCGGGTGGGCGGTAGCGGTGCTGATGGGGCTGAGCGTGCTCAACGTCCTCTGGCAGGTCTTCACCCGGTTCGCGCTCCCGCAGCCGAGCGGGTTCACCGACGAGCTCGCGCGCTTCCTGCTGATCTGGGTCGGCCTCCTCGGCGCGGCGTACGCGAGCGGGCAGGGGCTGCACCTCGCCATCGACCTGCTGCCGCGGGCGCTCAGCGGCAAGGCGCGCGCGGCACTCGGCCTCGTGATCCAGGGGGCGGTCGTGGCGTTCGCGCTTGGGGCGATGGCGTTCGGCGGGGGCTACCTCGTGTGGCTGACGTTCGTCCTAGAGCAGACCTCGGCGGCGCTCGGGCTGCCGCTCGGAGTCGTCTACAGCGTGCTCCCGCTGAGCGGGCTGCTGATCGCCTACTACGCCGCCCTCGCATGGGCGGACCACCTGCGCACGCTGCGCGGGCAGCCCACCCACCTGACCGCCCCCGACCGGCCCTCGGCCGAGGCGTTCGGAGAGCACGAGCGCGACGTAGCCCGCGCGGGCGTCTCGGCCGGCGACAGACAGACGGAGGTGCCCTAG
- a CDS encoding TRAP transporter substrate-binding protein, translating into MTPRPLVFLALLLSGCASSAEDGRVLRLGHGLSTDHPVHEAMLVMAERVAERSDGALRVEVYPSGQLGSERECLELLQIGSLAMTKVSASVLENFAPAFQVFSLPYLFRSEAHRFAVLDGPVGQGLLDDAADFRLRGLAYYDAGARSFYTVERPVRRPADLAGLKIRVQESQTAMRMVRALGGSPTPISWGELYTALQQGVVDGAENNPPSFHLSRHYEVAPYYVLNEHTAVPDVLIIGTPVWDGLSEQERAWLAEAAAESAEVQKDLWRESTEEALRAVQAAGVEVIRLGTDERAPFAGEVRDLLAAYDADPALGGLIASIRAVESDVPTEASRLTSEP; encoded by the coding sequence ATGACTCCCCGTCCTCTCGTCTTTCTCGCGCTGCTGCTCTCCGGATGCGCTTCCAGCGCTGAGGACGGGCGTGTGCTCCGCCTCGGCCACGGCCTGAGCACCGACCACCCCGTCCACGAAGCCATGCTCGTCATGGCCGAGCGCGTCGCCGAGCGCTCGGACGGGGCGCTCCGCGTCGAGGTCTACCCCTCGGGCCAGCTCGGCTCCGAGCGCGAGTGCCTCGAACTCCTCCAGATCGGGAGCCTCGCCATGACGAAGGTCTCGGCGAGCGTGCTCGAGAACTTCGCTCCGGCCTTCCAGGTCTTCTCGCTGCCCTACCTCTTCCGCTCCGAGGCCCACCGCTTCGCCGTGCTCGACGGGCCCGTAGGGCAGGGGCTGCTCGACGACGCGGCCGACTTCCGCCTGCGCGGCCTCGCCTACTACGACGCCGGGGCGCGCTCGTTCTACACCGTCGAGCGCCCGGTCCGCCGCCCCGCCGACCTCGCGGGCCTCAAGATCCGCGTGCAGGAGAGCCAGACGGCGATGCGGATGGTCCGCGCCCTCGGCGGCAGCCCGACTCCGATCTCGTGGGGCGAACTCTACACCGCGCTCCAGCAGGGCGTGGTCGACGGAGCCGAGAACAACCCGCCGAGCTTCCACCTGTCGCGGCACTACGAGGTCGCGCCGTACTACGTGCTCAACGAGCACACCGCCGTGCCGGACGTGCTCATCATCGGGACGCCGGTGTGGGACGGCCTCTCCGAGCAGGAGCGGGCGTGGCTCGCCGAGGCCGCCGCCGAGAGCGCCGAGGTGCAGAAGGACCTGTGGCGCGAATCGACCGAAGAAGCCCTCCGCGCCGTGCAGGCCGCCGGCGTCGAGGTGATCCGCCTCGGGACGGACGAGCGCGCCCCCTTCGCCGGCGAGGTCCGCGACCTCCTCGCCGCCTACGACGCCGACCCGGCGCTCGGCGGGTTGATCGCCTCCATTCGCGCGGTCGAGTCCGATGTGCCGACCGAAGCATCCCGATTAACCTCCGAGCCTTGA
- a CDS encoding LacI family DNA-binding transcriptional regulator, whose amino-acid sequence MPRHTIKDVARDADVSVATVSAVVNGAAWVSAPTRSRVQDTIDRLGYRPNRVAQSLKTRESRAVGVIVSDLTNPFFTEAVRGLQHRLRDQGRSLLLADADQRTELGGHQLALLIDKQVDGLILMGDSVPEAALRALSQRRGRVPVVTVGRDYRLGGVSTILVESEEASYEATRHLIDRGYARVAHVTGPDTEEGGLTHGRTPRINGYTRALTDAGLPVRDEWVVAGDWRAGGGAAAMNRLLTLGERPDAVFFANDMMALGAMGVAREAGLAQPDALAVVGFDDVPAARLVAPALTTMRMPKADLGRAAGDLLDGLLAQPGQPDAVHRRFAAELVVRASSPPKQ is encoded by the coding sequence ATGCCGCGCCACACCATTAAAGACGTTGCCCGCGACGCCGACGTGTCGGTCGCCACGGTCTCGGCTGTGGTCAACGGCGCGGCCTGGGTCTCGGCCCCGACGCGCTCGCGCGTGCAGGACACGATCGACCGGCTCGGCTACCGGCCCAACCGGGTCGCGCAAAGCCTCAAGACGCGCGAGAGCCGCGCCGTCGGCGTGATCGTGAGCGACCTCACGAACCCGTTTTTCACCGAGGCCGTGCGCGGCCTCCAGCACCGCCTCCGCGACCAGGGCCGCTCCCTCCTCCTCGCCGACGCCGACCAACGTACCGAACTCGGCGGCCACCAGCTCGCCCTCCTGATCGACAAGCAGGTGGACGGCCTCATCCTGATGGGCGACTCCGTCCCCGAGGCGGCGCTCCGCGCGCTCAGCCAGCGCCGCGGGCGCGTCCCCGTCGTCACCGTTGGGCGGGACTACCGCCTGGGCGGTGTGAGCACGATCCTCGTCGAGTCCGAGGAGGCGAGCTACGAGGCTACGCGCCACCTCATCGACCGGGGCTACGCCCGCGTCGCGCACGTCACCGGGCCGGACACCGAGGAGGGCGGCCTGACGCACGGGCGCACGCCGCGCATCAACGGCTACACGCGGGCGCTCACCGACGCCGGCCTCCCCGTGCGCGACGAGTGGGTCGTCGCGGGCGACTGGCGGGCCGGCGGCGGCGCAGCGGCGATGAACCGCCTCCTCACGCTCGGCGAGCGGCCTGACGCCGTGTTCTTCGCCAACGACATGATGGCGCTCGGCGCGATGGGCGTCGCCCGCGAGGCCGGCCTCGCGCAGCCCGACGCCCTCGCCGTGGTCGGGTTCGACGACGTGCCTGCCGCACGGCTCGTCGCCCCGGCGCTGACGACGATGCGGATGCCGAAGGCCGACCTCGGGCGCGCCGCCGGCGACCTCCTCGACGGCCTCCTCGCCCAG